A portion of the Edaphobacter lichenicola genome contains these proteins:
- a CDS encoding cupin domain-containing protein, whose amino-acid sequence MLPKESGYLGIIGVSAQKINVDGKMLAVQSQNYYMLTRERPINYLHWLASDDTHILVEGGPVDYFIFHPDGRAEKVTLGFNYAAGEQPVVAVPGGCWKALRLREGAKYALMVNTLSPEFTPDRVKIGENATWVKRFAGSAPWATPQTLREFIGPNWTP is encoded by the coding sequence GTGTTGCCCAAGGAGTCCGGATACCTTGGAATTATTGGAGTGTCGGCGCAGAAGATCAACGTCGACGGCAAGATGCTGGCCGTACAGAGCCAGAACTACTACATGCTGACGCGAGAGCGGCCGATCAACTATCTGCATTGGCTGGCGTCGGACGATACGCACATTCTGGTTGAGGGTGGGCCGGTGGACTACTTCATCTTTCATCCGGATGGACGAGCGGAGAAGGTGACGTTGGGATTCAACTACGCTGCAGGAGAGCAGCCCGTGGTAGCTGTGCCGGGTGGGTGTTGGAAGGCACTGCGTCTGCGTGAGGGCGCGAAGTACGCATTGATGGTGAATACGCTGTCGCCGGAGTTCACGCCTGATCGCGTCAAAATAGGGGAGAATGCGACGTGGGTCAAGCGATTTGCTGGCTCGGCGCCGTGGGCGACACCACAGACACTGCGAGAGTTCATCGGACCGAACTGGACACCGTGA
- a CDS encoding HlyD family efflux transporter periplasmic adaptor subunit: MQITNSQSAITRKGSIISACIVAGAFISAGLVIHEVVLYPRTDDAEVTANFIGIAPVVEGPVMQLPIHDNELIKKGDLLYKIDDRPYLYALQSALAAQAVLEGEIENESRRISSQVNGVDVAHAGEQSALANETRATDDIEIAKAAVARSEAALKQAQADENYATANFHRIQPLLAKGFVTEDDVHKARSTSEAKAAAVEQAQSQLLLAKASVLSASAQQQQAVAQMSLSQAQVKESAHSVLVLAPLLAQRESRASAVRLAQYNYEQCSVLAPFDARVTNLTISEGQYAKVGERLFTLIDNRNWWVLANFRETQIGHVQPGTPVDVFLMSDRTKKYRGIVESASFGVTPDPDVVGKLSEGLPEVQRTLNWVRLASRYPVRIKIIDPPPATFRVGQVAVVVMRPPHRES, encoded by the coding sequence GTGCAGATAACAAACTCACAGTCGGCGATAACACGCAAAGGATCGATCATCAGCGCATGCATCGTTGCAGGTGCCTTTATCTCGGCTGGTTTAGTAATTCACGAGGTGGTGTTGTATCCGCGTACGGATGACGCGGAAGTCACAGCGAACTTCATCGGCATCGCTCCGGTGGTGGAAGGCCCGGTCATGCAGTTGCCGATTCACGATAACGAACTCATCAAAAAAGGCGACCTGCTCTACAAAATTGATGATCGGCCTTACCTCTATGCCTTGCAGAGCGCACTCGCTGCACAGGCGGTACTGGAGGGTGAGATCGAAAATGAATCCCGCCGAATCTCCTCCCAGGTCAACGGAGTCGATGTAGCGCATGCGGGTGAGCAGAGCGCACTGGCAAACGAGACCAGAGCGACCGACGACATCGAGATTGCGAAAGCGGCGGTTGCGCGATCGGAAGCCGCACTGAAACAGGCACAGGCTGACGAAAATTACGCTACAGCGAACTTTCATCGCATCCAGCCGCTTTTGGCAAAGGGCTTCGTGACCGAGGATGATGTTCATAAAGCCCGCTCCACATCCGAAGCGAAGGCTGCGGCAGTGGAACAGGCGCAGTCTCAATTGCTATTGGCGAAAGCGAGTGTCCTCTCTGCTTCGGCTCAACAACAGCAAGCCGTCGCACAGATGTCACTGAGCCAGGCCCAGGTCAAAGAGTCGGCCCACTCTGTTCTGGTTCTGGCACCTTTGCTTGCGCAGCGTGAGAGCCGTGCCTCCGCAGTTCGGCTGGCTCAATACAACTATGAGCAATGCAGCGTGCTGGCGCCATTCGATGCCCGCGTTACAAACCTCACGATATCCGAAGGCCAATACGCCAAAGTGGGCGAGCGGCTGTTCACCCTGATCGACAATAGAAATTGGTGGGTGCTCGCGAACTTCAGAGAGACGCAAATCGGACATGTTCAACCAGGAACGCCCGTAGACGTCTTTCTTATGTCCGATAGAACTAAAAAATATCGCGGCATCGTCGAAAGTGCTAGCTTTGGCGTGACTCCCGATCCGGATGTAGTGGGAAAGCTTTCAGAAGGTTTGCCGGAGGTGCAGCGCACGCTCAATTGGGTGCGTCTCGCGTCGCGATACCCGGTACGCATCAAGATCATCGATCCGCCTCCAGCAACATTTCGTGTTGGTCAGGTCGCAGTCGTCGTAATGCGACCTCCCCACCGTGAGAGTTAA
- a CDS encoding nuclear transport factor 2-like protein: MTANLHSELSTQESSQETSQEATIREALNAHWQASAAGDADAEHNIYDDAAICDYPQSGERILGRANLQALRSHHPGHPSGFKIKRILGKGELWITEYAITYEERTSYTVSIMEFRNGKVVHETQYFADSFEAPAWRRQWVQHNA; the protein is encoded by the coding sequence ATGACAGCCAATCTGCATTCGGAGTTATCAACCCAAGAGTCGAGTCAAGAGACGAGCCAGGAAGCAACAATCCGTGAAGCCCTCAATGCGCACTGGCAGGCGTCAGCCGCCGGTGATGCAGACGCAGAGCATAACATCTACGACGACGCTGCTATCTGTGACTATCCACAATCAGGCGAGCGCATTCTGGGCCGAGCCAACTTGCAGGCTTTGCGAAGTCATCATCCCGGCCATCCGTCAGGCTTCAAAATAAAGCGGATTCTCGGCAAGGGGGAACTCTGGATTACGGAATACGCAATCACCTACGAGGAGCGGACATCCTACACGGTGAGCATTATGGAGTTCCGTAACGGTAAGGTCGTGCACGAGACGCAGTATTTCGCAGATTCCTTCGAGGCGCCGGCTTGGCGACGGCAATGGGTTCAGCACAACGCTTGA
- a CDS encoding TolC family protein gives MRSRHQAKPAPSGTVASILLVVVVAMTSYLSVGALGQKAPITPNQPWLPDHQTLERHSTAVPVHEAALNDEHVYSLGELIDIAESNSPKTQAAWNRAKVAAASVGIAKSELYPTVIAFAAGRTYVNAQLYSQTWAVQDIGYFNTAVHLAYTLVDFGARRTEITAAQARLVVANLSFNNEHLVLIQRVSQSYFGLLEAKGLREAAEVSLNDAKTSEAAAQERRSNGLATVPEVLEAKAATAKANYLLQSALGAEEVEIGNLATAITASPLKPLKVEALDQLRIPDKLDQSVQQAVDTAFTVRPDLQADEAHVSAAHAEVKHATSAYYPSLTFEGSEGWLRAFGEQQGSPGFYAQAPVYDATLELKWTVFDGLLRENRIAEAKAEEKVASDEVHDRQDEITNQVWTDYSNAATALNQREAATALLTAAQESYSAVLESYKDGVRNFLDVLAAEDALAQARAIDVTARTQVLKTFTDLDFRTGDLLATHPKGHNP, from the coding sequence ATGAGATCGCGTCATCAAGCAAAACCCGCTCCGTCTGGAACAGTCGCCTCCATACTGCTTGTGGTAGTCGTTGCGATGACATCGTATCTATCGGTTGGAGCACTGGGCCAAAAGGCTCCGATCACGCCGAATCAGCCTTGGCTTCCCGACCATCAGACATTGGAGCGCCACTCAACTGCTGTTCCTGTGCATGAAGCGGCGCTAAATGACGAGCACGTCTACAGCCTGGGCGAATTAATCGACATTGCCGAGTCGAACAGTCCCAAGACGCAGGCGGCGTGGAATCGAGCTAAGGTAGCAGCCGCTTCCGTTGGGATCGCGAAGAGCGAACTGTATCCGACAGTCATTGCGTTCGCGGCTGGAAGAACCTATGTCAACGCCCAGCTCTACAGTCAGACCTGGGCGGTACAGGACATAGGCTACTTTAATACCGCTGTTCATCTTGCCTACACTCTCGTCGACTTCGGTGCGCGTCGCACAGAAATAACGGCGGCTCAAGCGCGCCTCGTTGTTGCAAACCTCTCCTTCAACAACGAGCATCTGGTCCTTATCCAACGAGTCAGTCAATCGTACTTCGGTTTGCTCGAAGCGAAGGGACTGCGGGAAGCGGCTGAGGTCTCCCTCAACGACGCCAAAACGTCAGAGGCCGCAGCTCAGGAACGGCGTAGCAACGGACTTGCTACAGTGCCAGAGGTGCTGGAGGCCAAGGCCGCGACCGCAAAAGCAAACTACCTATTGCAGAGTGCGCTTGGGGCTGAGGAAGTGGAAATCGGAAACCTGGCGACTGCAATTACCGCCAGTCCACTGAAACCACTGAAAGTGGAAGCGCTGGATCAGCTGAGAATTCCAGACAAACTGGACCAATCCGTTCAACAAGCCGTAGACACGGCGTTCACGGTTCGGCCCGACCTGCAGGCTGACGAAGCCCACGTGAGCGCCGCGCATGCTGAGGTAAAGCATGCTACCTCGGCCTACTACCCATCGCTCACATTTGAAGGTTCAGAAGGCTGGCTTCGTGCCTTCGGAGAGCAACAAGGCTCGCCAGGCTTCTATGCCCAGGCCCCCGTCTATGACGCCACGCTCGAGCTGAAGTGGACGGTATTTGACGGTCTTCTCCGGGAGAATCGGATCGCGGAGGCGAAGGCAGAAGAGAAAGTAGCGTCAGACGAAGTTCACGACCGTCAGGACGAAATTACAAATCAAGTCTGGACCGACTACTCAAATGCAGCAACAGCCCTGAATCAAAGGGAGGCTGCGACGGCTCTATTGACTGCTGCTCAAGAGTCCTACTCCGCGGTGTTGGAGTCGTACAAAGATGGTGTCCGCAACTTCCTCGATGTGTTGGCGGCGGAAGATGCCTTGGCACAGGCCCGCGCTATCGACGTCACAGCTCGCACTCAAGTTCTCAAGACTTTCACCGACCTCGATTTCCGAACAGGAGATCTCCTGGCAACTCATCCGAAAGGTCATAATCCATGA
- a CDS encoding nuclear transport factor 2 family protein: MRPQMEPVLSTDAALLAILEELKQREPIFHRPEFGTTRADFEGMMHTDFWEIGASGRRYAREYVLNELEKRHQHPQKEEWETSEFHCRLLAPDLYLLTYTLIQDKIRKTRRSTIWQYTLLGWKIVFHQGTVVEDE; this comes from the coding sequence ATGCGTCCTCAGATGGAGCCAGTCCTGTCCACCGACGCAGCCCTCCTTGCCATCCTCGAAGAACTCAAGCAGCGCGAACCGATCTTTCATCGCCCCGAATTCGGTACCACACGTGCAGATTTCGAGGGCATGATGCACACCGATTTCTGGGAAATCGGAGCCTCCGGCCGCCGCTATGCCAGGGAATATGTTCTGAACGAACTGGAAAAGCGTCATCAGCATCCCCAGAAAGAAGAATGGGAGACGAGCGAGTTCCATTGCCGCCTTCTGGCACCCGATCTGTACCTCCTCACCTACACGCTGATTCAAGACAAGATACGCAAGACCCGCCGCTCCACCATCTGGCAATACACGCTTTTGGGCTGGAAGATCGTGTTTCATCAAGGAACTGTCGTAGAAGACGAGTGA
- a CDS encoding response regulator translates to MNTKIKVLCVDDHPLLREGIASVIQDEPDIVLVAEATSGEEAIERFRLHRPDVTLMDLQMPGMNGIDTITAIRSEFSGARFIILTTYQGDVQALRALKAGASGYLLKDMLRKDLLDTIRTVHAGGRIIPSVIAAGLAEHMGDDELSPREIDVLQKVAAGNSNKRIADQLAISDATVKGHMKSILSKLGANDRTHAVTIALTRGIIDG, encoded by the coding sequence ATGAACACAAAGATAAAAGTCCTTTGTGTGGACGATCATCCTCTCCTACGCGAGGGCATCGCATCTGTTATTCAGGACGAGCCTGACATAGTTCTGGTGGCCGAGGCTACTAGCGGTGAGGAGGCAATCGAACGCTTCCGCTTACATCGCCCCGATGTCACATTGATGGATCTTCAGATGCCAGGAATGAATGGCATCGATACGATTACCGCCATCCGCAGCGAATTCTCCGGTGCACGCTTCATCATATTGACCACGTATCAAGGCGATGTGCAAGCTCTGCGCGCTCTCAAGGCTGGAGCCTCTGGGTATCTTCTTAAGGATATGTTGCGAAAAGATCTGCTGGATACGATTCGAACTGTCCATGCTGGGGGACGTATTATCCCCTCCGTAATTGCGGCCGGTCTTGCCGAACACATGGGGGACGACGAGCTCTCACCCCGCGAGATCGATGTGCTGCAAAAGGTCGCGGCGGGAAACTCCAACAAACGCATCGCGGACCAGCTTGCCATCTCCGATGCCACGGTAAAAGGTCACATGAAGAGCATTCTCTCAAAGCTGGGAGCGAATGATCGCACTCACGCAGTTACTATCGCACTTACGCGTGGAATCATCGACGGTTGA
- a CDS encoding YtcA family lipoprotein, with amino-acid sequence MSPRHQFLWRCTNKPQSWIRFAIGPLLLATVGCGGSPEFNILGSYFPSWLVCLAIAIALTFLAHVYATRKKLTDELWPLPIVYSALLCLFSCTLWLILFR; translated from the coding sequence ATGAGCCCCCGTCACCAGTTTCTTTGGCGTTGCACGAACAAACCTCAGAGCTGGATAAGGTTTGCAATCGGTCCACTTCTACTGGCAACGGTCGGGTGCGGCGGATCTCCAGAGTTCAACATCCTGGGATCCTACTTCCCGTCATGGCTTGTATGCCTCGCGATTGCAATTGCATTGACGTTTTTGGCTCACGTGTACGCCACAAGGAAAAAGCTTACGGACGAACTTTGGCCACTACCGATTGTTTACTCGGCACTTCTTTGTCTCTTCAGTTGCACACTCTGGCTGATCTTGTTCCGGTAG
- a CDS encoding EamA family transporter: MPADSSSKRMRILLAFACVYLFWGSTYLAMRFGVEVLPPFVLGSARFLLAGVLMLGASSVLRMKMWPNRQELVRLVIIGVLMIGCGNTSVLWAEQYIPTGLASLLVASIPLYAALIEMVLPNGEGLAMRGWIGVCVGFAGLVFLLWPGLREGLHGDSRQIIAAGVTLCGTLCWTSASIFSRRSAFQLNGFAVAGWEMLFGGLFNVFLMVVTKGYHGGHWGLQAWASTLYLVTFGSILTYSAYIYLLDNVAVSKVATYAYVNPVIAVILGAIILKEHFVVVEYVGMGAILIAVFLVTGSKMKNERPTVADEDLKLGQEA; encoded by the coding sequence ATGCCTGCCGATTCCTCATCCAAGCGCATGCGAATTTTGCTGGCGTTCGCCTGCGTTTATCTCTTCTGGGGATCGACCTATCTTGCGATGCGGTTTGGCGTCGAGGTGCTGCCGCCGTTCGTACTGGGGAGTGCTCGATTTCTTCTGGCGGGCGTGTTGATGTTGGGCGCCTCCTCTGTGCTGCGGATGAAGATGTGGCCGAATCGACAGGAGTTAGTGCGGCTCGTCATCATTGGAGTGCTCATGATCGGCTGTGGGAACACTTCGGTGCTTTGGGCAGAGCAATATATTCCGACAGGACTGGCGTCGCTGCTTGTTGCATCGATTCCGCTCTATGCCGCACTGATCGAGATGGTTCTGCCCAATGGCGAAGGGCTGGCGATGCGGGGATGGATCGGCGTTTGCGTAGGATTTGCCGGGCTCGTGTTCTTACTTTGGCCAGGTCTGCGCGAAGGGCTGCACGGAGATTCTCGACAGATCATCGCAGCGGGTGTGACGTTGTGCGGAACACTGTGCTGGACGAGTGCTTCGATCTTCTCGCGTCGGTCGGCGTTTCAACTCAACGGCTTCGCTGTAGCGGGTTGGGAGATGCTGTTTGGTGGGCTCTTCAACGTATTCCTGATGGTTGTGACAAAGGGATACCACGGTGGTCACTGGGGACTGCAGGCATGGGCCTCAACGCTCTACCTCGTGACGTTCGGCTCGATTCTGACCTACAGCGCATATATCTATCTTCTCGATAACGTTGCTGTGTCGAAGGTGGCAACCTATGCGTATGTCAATCCGGTGATTGCGGTTATCCTCGGCGCGATCATCTTGAAGGAGCACTTTGTCGTGGTCGAGTATGTTGGGATGGGCGCGATTCTGATCGCTGTGTTTCTTGTGACCGGCTCCAAGATGAAGAATGAAAGACCGACGGTGGCGGATGAGGACCTTAAGCTTGGGCAAGAGGCGTAG
- a CDS encoding FUSC family protein encodes MTLYGEYKPPVWNPVEMLRAELAWYPGRAALVGRIVLACTSVMLLAFIFRIPGAALGAGFPILISRESPKATRTSAFQIALSCSIATAAVILGGVLTSGSAFLHVVWVIAVLFAAFFAISCLNFINPSLTASVLIAVAIQLWDLPIRTEIRVERTLYTLLAILIACVVTVLIEAVFAKKQSPDAILEGINRRLGLIETLLSQAQAEEFPPSGLAIQLGRSAAKGVDDLSELLAHSHYEQSFHDLLATVIALTRQLVELGSNLAESTRILSIDDKERCLAIARNLSSIRYCLLCKSLTDWIDLPLATRNASPILVEIERTVDLIAQSFSDESLPIHQLLPAANPTMSIGAFVVDALSKTENYKFAIRGALSALLCYVFYMSTGWIGLGASIITCTLTARRFTGASRHRQSLRFAGFILGAGVIGLGTEALVLPGVDSLVQYAILFASVVALGSWVATSGPRIAYAGFQIVLAYNLVNLNRFTINTSLVPSRDAILGIILGVVAMWLVFDHLWAENSSSSVRSLLLGTLRNLADFKTTAAETPLEANQRLAATSSSINRDFDKLRDLADMYTFESFPKKPYESLVNRSIRTLSPELRAFLFVKTGLLQQRNLAATEPDALVREVEEQASSVLRGLANAIEGETAEQLSSWNLHAVELRARVQIEEEKSGDEKDRQKHIEMRLCGSLLSLASYLEWRTRLNLELQAEEKEVVGNWPSGKIAKTEDGLSI; translated from the coding sequence ATGACACTATACGGAGAGTACAAGCCGCCAGTCTGGAATCCTGTCGAGATGTTGCGCGCCGAACTGGCGTGGTATCCAGGACGGGCTGCATTGGTGGGAAGAATCGTACTCGCATGCACGAGTGTCATGTTGCTGGCGTTCATCTTTAGAATTCCCGGTGCGGCACTGGGCGCCGGCTTCCCGATATTGATCTCGCGCGAAAGCCCTAAGGCGACCAGGACATCTGCGTTTCAGATCGCACTGTCGTGCTCCATCGCAACTGCGGCAGTGATCCTTGGAGGAGTCCTGACGAGCGGCTCTGCATTCCTTCATGTGGTGTGGGTGATCGCAGTTCTCTTCGCTGCATTTTTCGCAATCAGTTGCTTGAACTTTATAAATCCGTCTCTCACGGCCAGCGTTCTCATCGCGGTCGCGATTCAGCTATGGGACCTCCCCATTCGTACCGAAATACGCGTTGAACGTACGCTCTACACGCTACTCGCGATTCTGATTGCGTGCGTCGTTACTGTGCTGATTGAGGCCGTCTTCGCGAAAAAGCAATCGCCAGACGCAATTCTCGAAGGAATAAATCGCCGCTTAGGCTTGATCGAGACACTTCTGAGTCAAGCGCAAGCGGAGGAGTTTCCCCCTTCGGGGTTGGCGATCCAACTCGGCCGCTCCGCCGCCAAAGGTGTGGATGATTTGTCGGAGCTACTCGCGCACTCTCACTACGAACAGAGCTTTCACGATCTGCTCGCCACGGTGATCGCTCTCACAAGACAACTCGTGGAGCTCGGGTCGAATCTCGCCGAATCTACGCGCATCTTGTCCATCGATGACAAGGAGCGCTGCCTGGCGATTGCGCGCAATCTGTCTTCAATTCGCTACTGTCTGTTGTGCAAGAGCCTTACGGACTGGATCGATCTGCCACTGGCGACACGCAACGCGAGTCCAATACTGGTAGAGATTGAACGTACGGTGGACTTGATCGCTCAAAGTTTTTCTGATGAGAGCCTTCCGATTCATCAGCTGTTACCTGCAGCGAATCCAACGATGTCGATCGGTGCATTTGTTGTTGATGCTCTTAGCAAAACTGAGAATTACAAATTTGCGATCCGCGGCGCTCTCTCTGCTCTACTCTGCTATGTGTTCTATATGAGCACGGGCTGGATCGGTCTGGGCGCATCGATCATAACGTGTACTCTTACGGCGCGTCGATTCACCGGCGCCAGTCGCCATCGACAAAGTCTCCGATTCGCCGGCTTCATCCTGGGAGCTGGCGTCATTGGGTTAGGCACTGAGGCATTGGTTCTTCCCGGAGTAGACAGTCTCGTGCAATACGCCATTCTATTCGCGTCGGTCGTTGCGCTTGGGTCATGGGTGGCGACCTCCGGCCCGCGGATTGCCTACGCCGGATTTCAAATTGTGCTGGCCTACAATCTGGTTAACCTCAACAGGTTCACGATCAATACCTCTCTTGTGCCCTCTCGCGACGCGATTCTCGGCATCATCCTGGGCGTTGTGGCAATGTGGCTTGTGTTCGATCATCTCTGGGCAGAGAACTCCAGTTCCTCTGTCAGGAGCTTGCTATTGGGCACGCTGCGGAACTTGGCGGACTTCAAGACAACCGCTGCGGAGACTCCTCTGGAAGCCAATCAACGGCTCGCTGCGACCAGTTCCAGCATTAATCGTGACTTCGACAAACTGCGAGATCTGGCCGATATGTACACTTTTGAGTCTTTCCCCAAAAAGCCGTACGAAAGTCTTGTGAACCGCAGCATTCGGACGCTCTCGCCAGAGTTGCGCGCTTTCCTGTTCGTAAAGACTGGGCTTCTACAGCAGAGAAACCTGGCAGCGACGGAACCGGATGCACTTGTTCGGGAAGTGGAAGAGCAAGCTTCCAGTGTGCTTCGTGGGTTGGCGAATGCGATCGAGGGGGAGACGGCGGAACAACTCTCGTCGTGGAATTTGCATGCCGTAGAACTCCGTGCCAGAGTTCAGATTGAAGAAGAGAAGTCGGGGGACGAAAAGGATCGACAAAAGCACATCGAGATGCGGTTGTGTGGATCTCTGTTGAGCCTGGCGTCTTATCTCGAATGGCGAACTCGATTGAACTTAGAGCTGCAAGCTGAAGAGAAGGAGGTGGTTGGAAACTGGCCTAGCGGTAAAATCGCCAAAACGGAAGACGGTCTCTCGATTTGA
- a CDS encoding acetyl ornithine aminotransferase family protein yields the protein MTTLTEKTLEDLKQNSAQGVTHSAGEAIRSKHYSEFGPKLKTALPGPNAQKIVAADDRLISPSYTRSYPMVAKSGRGIRVTDVDGNEFIDFAAGIAVNSTGHCHPEVVKAIQDQAAELIHMSGTDFYYENMTTFAERLSAIAPMPGPHKFYYGNSGAEAVECAMKLARYHTGRQNIISFFGAFHGRTMGALSLTGSKPQQKRRFAPFVPGVHHVRYPYAYRGCSGGPQEEEAFALGCARYIEEKLFKTILPPEEVAAIILEPIQGEGGYVVAPDNFLQEIRRICDRHGILLIADEVQSGAARTGKWWAIEHSGVQPDIVCIAKGIASGMPLGICMAKADIMNWVPGSHASTFGGNPICIAAALATMDILEREGMQNAATVGEKILERLRPWVAKHPTVGDVRGRGLMIGIELVKDKQSRTPVGPMRDKVVDLAFERGLLILGCGETSIRLCPPLIVNQYEADIALDILEECITLAAK from the coding sequence ATGACAACACTGACTGAAAAGACCCTCGAAGATCTGAAGCAAAACTCCGCTCAAGGCGTTACTCATTCCGCTGGCGAAGCCATTCGCTCGAAGCACTACAGCGAGTTCGGCCCCAAGCTCAAGACCGCCCTCCCCGGCCCGAACGCTCAGAAGATCGTCGCCGCCGACGACCGGCTCATCTCGCCAAGCTATACCCGCAGCTACCCCATGGTGGCCAAATCCGGCCGCGGCATCCGCGTCACCGACGTCGACGGCAACGAGTTCATCGACTTCGCCGCGGGCATCGCCGTCAACTCCACCGGCCACTGCCACCCCGAAGTCGTCAAGGCCATTCAAGACCAGGCCGCCGAACTCATCCACATGTCTGGCACCGACTTCTACTACGAAAACATGACCACCTTCGCCGAGCGCCTCTCCGCCATCGCGCCCATGCCCGGCCCCCACAAGTTCTACTACGGCAACTCCGGCGCCGAGGCCGTCGAGTGCGCCATGAAGCTCGCCCGCTATCACACCGGCCGCCAGAACATCATCAGCTTCTTCGGAGCCTTCCACGGCCGCACCATGGGCGCTCTCTCGCTCACCGGCTCCAAGCCACAGCAGAAGCGGCGCTTTGCTCCCTTCGTCCCGGGCGTCCACCACGTCCGCTACCCCTACGCTTATCGCGGTTGTAGTGGCGGCCCGCAGGAAGAAGAAGCCTTCGCCCTCGGTTGCGCCCGCTACATCGAAGAGAAGCTCTTCAAGACCATCCTCCCGCCCGAAGAAGTCGCCGCCATCATCCTCGAGCCCATTCAGGGCGAGGGCGGCTACGTCGTAGCTCCCGATAACTTCCTCCAGGAGATTCGCCGCATCTGCGATCGCCACGGCATCCTACTCATCGCCGACGAGGTCCAGTCCGGTGCCGCACGAACAGGGAAGTGGTGGGCGATCGAACACTCCGGCGTCCAGCCCGACATCGTCTGCATCGCCAAAGGTATCGCGAGCGGCATGCCTCTCGGCATCTGCATGGCCAAGGCCGACATCATGAACTGGGTCCCCGGCTCTCATGCGAGCACCTTCGGCGGCAATCCAATCTGCATCGCCGCTGCACTCGCCACCATGGATATCCTCGAGCGCGAAGGCATGCAAAATGCCGCCACCGTCGGCGAAAAAATCCTAGAGCGCCTCCGCCCATGGGTCGCGAAACACCCAACGGTCGGCGACGTTCGCGGACGCGGCTTGATGATCGGCATCGAACTCGTCAAAGACAAGCAGTCCCGTACGCCTGTCGGCCCAATGCGTGACAAAGTCGTAGACCTCGCCTTCGAGCGCGGCCTCCTCATCCTCGGCTGCGGTGAAACCAGCATCCGCCTCTGCCCGCCGCTCATCGTCAATCAGTACGAGGCCGATATCGCCCTCGACATCCTCGAAGAGTGCATCACGCTCGCTGCAAAGTAG
- a CDS encoding aldo/keto reductase: MSTSSDLRDTRLPLSHGAGLMPALGFGTLIPDAAVTLRATADALAAGFRHFDCAERYRNEREVGEALQAGIAGGIKREDIFVTTKLWNSNHRPDRVEAAFLASLERLRINYLDLYLIHTPFAFQPGDEHDPRDQNGNVLYDRGVTLLETWSAMESLVDNGKCRAIGLSDITLGALVPIYESARIKPAVVQVESHPHLPETELLEFCKEKGVVLLAFAPLGHGARPGPLEDPVIIKIAAQVGMTPAQVLLAWAVQRGTALLTTPKSAARAKENFNISSLPEDAFDEINRIETRQRLNQVVTTGVPGFIPRGESA, translated from the coding sequence ATGAGTACATCGTCTGATCTTCGCGACACAAGACTCCCACTGAGCCACGGTGCCGGACTTATGCCCGCGCTCGGATTTGGAACTTTAATCCCGGATGCAGCCGTGACGTTACGTGCTACCGCGGACGCGCTCGCGGCTGGATTTCGACACTTCGATTGTGCGGAGCGATACAGGAACGAGCGCGAGGTGGGCGAGGCGTTGCAGGCAGGAATTGCCGGCGGGATCAAACGGGAAGACATCTTTGTTACTACGAAGTTGTGGAACTCAAATCATCGGCCCGACCGCGTCGAAGCGGCCTTCTTGGCCAGTCTCGAGAGGCTCAGGATCAACTATCTGGACCTCTACCTCATTCACACTCCATTTGCGTTTCAACCCGGCGACGAACATGATCCGCGGGATCAAAACGGCAACGTCCTGTATGACCGCGGCGTAACTCTGCTCGAGACATGGAGCGCGATGGAGAGTCTTGTGGACAATGGCAAATGCCGGGCCATCGGACTGTCTGACATCACCTTGGGCGCACTCGTGCCCATCTATGAATCGGCGAGAATCAAGCCAGCCGTGGTCCAGGTAGAATCCCATCCCCATCTGCCGGAGACGGAGCTTTTGGAGTTCTGTAAGGAGAAGGGTGTTGTCTTGTTGGCCTTTGCACCGTTGGGTCACGGAGCGAGACCAGGGCCGCTCGAAGATCCCGTCATTATAAAAATCGCCGCACAAGTTGGCATGACACCTGCGCAGGTGCTGCTGGCATGGGCAGTGCAACGCGGGACCGCGTTACTCACCACTCCCAAAAGTGCGGCTCGCGCAAAGGAGAACTTCAACATCTCCTCCCTTCCGGAAGATGCGTTCGATGAGATCAACCGCATCGAGACCAGACAGAGGCTCAATCAGGTAGTAACAACCGGCGTTCCGGGTTTTATCCCACGAGGTGAATCAGCATGA